A region of Ignatzschineria larvae DSM 13226 DNA encodes the following proteins:
- a CDS encoding FeoA family protein, with translation MTIFTLDQLAVNETAMVKQLNTAEPQYRNKLLAMGITPGCEVKVIRTAPLGDPMQIMIRGFQLCLRKAEAASIIVEQGI, from the coding sequence AATTAGCAGTTAATGAGACTGCCATGGTTAAACAATTGAATACAGCCGAACCACAATATCGCAATAAACTGCTCGCTATGGGAATTACCCCAGGCTGTGAAGTAAAAGTGATTCGCACCGCACCGCTTGGTGATCCTATGCAGATTATGATTAGAGGCTTTCAGCTTTGCCTACGCAAAGCGGAAGCTGCCTCTATTATTGTGGAACAGGGAATTTAA
- a CDS encoding FdhF/YdeP family oxidoreductase, whose protein sequence is MTKKIEDYKGPAGGWGALKAVVEALDAQDREGADIRALFDMNKHDGFDCPGCAWPNPARAPIFDVCENGAKAVAWEATSKTATPGFFAKNPVSELAKMDAHSLEDLGRLTHPMKYNPETDCYQAIEWEDAFKEIGEILQGYQDHTTLELYTSGRTSNEAAFLYQVFGREYGTNNFPDCSNMCHEPTSVGLAASIGVGKSTVVFEDFDTVDLVIDIGHNPGTNHPRILSTYRSVVKRGAKIVAVNPLKERGLERFLYPQNPVDMATDHATPLASHYYKVRVGGDVALMKGLMRIVIERHEATVANGDEPILDLEFIKNHTVGYEAVREDVLNTDWDNITHVSGLSKAEIEEFAELYIQAERTIICYGMGITQHEHGTQNIQQLVNLLLLKGNMGKPGAGILPLRGHSNVQGDRTVGITEKPSAAMLGKLKERYGFTAPTEWGHAVVASVEAMYSGSSKAFIGMGGNFAEAMPDHDKTYEAMQKLDLAVHIATKLNRSHLLTSKNTYLLPVLGRTEIDIQKTGRQVVTVEDSMNFVTASCGILQPVSEHLKSECAVVAGIAKAAIPDTKVPWDDLVADYSKIRDDIAFVYEAFHDYNERIKAPTGFHLLNPATVRQWVTKSGKANFIKTQDGLIEDPRSAMNAELTLSTVRSHDQYNTTIYGMNDRYRGIFGQRDVLFISENEAKKQGIKAGQKVNIIALDKDRNPTDRRLDNLTVVIYDIADRSVSTYFPEANNLVKLENFDEQSGIPAYKNIPVKLELAS, encoded by the coding sequence ATGACAAAGAAAATTGAAGATTATAAAGGGCCTGCCGGTGGGTGGGGTGCTCTAAAAGCAGTGGTAGAAGCATTAGATGCGCAAGATCGGGAAGGCGCTGATATTCGTGCGCTCTTTGATATGAATAAGCACGATGGTTTTGATTGCCCGGGATGTGCTTGGCCCAATCCAGCTAGAGCACCGATTTTTGATGTATGTGAAAATGGTGCCAAAGCCGTTGCTTGGGAGGCTACTAGTAAAACTGCAACACCTGGTTTTTTTGCTAAAAATCCTGTATCAGAGCTCGCTAAGATGGATGCGCATTCGCTTGAAGATCTTGGTCGATTAACGCATCCTATGAAATATAATCCTGAAACGGATTGTTATCAGGCTATTGAGTGGGAGGATGCATTTAAAGAGATTGGAGAGATTCTTCAAGGGTATCAAGATCATACAACATTAGAACTCTATACATCTGGACGTACTTCTAATGAAGCTGCTTTTCTCTATCAAGTATTTGGCCGAGAGTATGGCACGAATAACTTCCCGGACTGCTCTAATATGTGTCATGAGCCCACAAGCGTTGGATTAGCGGCTTCTATCGGTGTGGGGAAATCAACTGTGGTCTTTGAAGATTTTGATACGGTCGATTTGGTCATTGATATTGGTCATAATCCGGGCACGAATCATCCTCGTATTTTGAGCACTTATCGTAGTGTTGTGAAAAGAGGTGCCAAAATTGTGGCAGTTAATCCGCTTAAAGAGCGTGGGCTTGAACGTTTTCTCTATCCACAGAACCCTGTAGATATGGCGACAGATCATGCGACACCTTTAGCGTCTCACTACTATAAAGTCCGTGTGGGCGGTGATGTTGCTTTGATGAAAGGTTTGATGCGTATCGTGATCGAACGGCATGAAGCTACAGTTGCGAATGGTGATGAGCCTATCCTAGATCTTGAGTTTATTAAAAATCATACGGTAGGCTACGAGGCGGTACGGGAAGATGTCTTAAATACCGATTGGGATAACATTACTCATGTATCCGGTTTATCAAAAGCAGAGATTGAAGAGTTTGCAGAGCTCTATATTCAAGCTGAGCGAACCATTATCTGTTATGGGATGGGAATTACGCAGCATGAGCATGGTACGCAAAATATTCAGCAGCTTGTGAATCTGCTATTGCTCAAAGGCAATATGGGAAAACCTGGTGCTGGCATCCTACCTCTTCGTGGGCACTCTAATGTACAAGGGGATCGCACTGTTGGGATCACCGAGAAACCTAGTGCCGCGATGTTAGGTAAACTCAAAGAGCGATATGGTTTTACAGCTCCTACTGAATGGGGACATGCAGTTGTAGCGTCTGTTGAGGCGATGTATAGCGGTTCATCAAAAGCTTTTATCGGTATGGGCGGGAATTTCGCTGAAGCAATGCCCGATCATGATAAAACCTATGAAGCGATGCAGAAGCTAGATTTGGCAGTACATATTGCCACCAAATTGAATCGTTCTCATCTTTTAACCTCTAAGAATACTTATCTACTACCGGTTTTAGGGCGTACAGAAATTGATATACAAAAAACAGGTCGACAAGTAGTAACAGTGGAAGATTCAATGAATTTTGTCACAGCATCTTGTGGTATTTTGCAACCTGTCAGTGAACATTTAAAATCAGAATGTGCTGTTGTTGCAGGCATTGCTAAAGCAGCTATTCCAGACACGAAAGTACCTTGGGATGACCTTGTGGCAGATTATAGTAAGATTCGTGATGATATCGCTTTTGTTTATGAGGCATTTCATGATTATAACGAGCGTATTAAAGCACCGACTGGGTTTCATCTCTTGAATCCTGCTACAGTACGTCAATGGGTTACTAAGAGTGGTAAAGCGAATTTTATTAAGACTCAAGATGGCTTAATTGAAGATCCTCGTTCGGCAATGAATGCAGAGTTGACACTTTCAACAGTGCGAAGTCATGATCAATATAATACAACTATTTATGGTATGAATGATCGTTATCGCGGTATTTTCGGGCAACGGGATGTACTCTTTATTAGTGAAAATGAAGCGAAGAAGCAAGGTATTAAAGCTGGGCAAAAGGTTAATATTATTGCACTAGATAAAGATCGTAATCCAACGGATCGTCGATTAGATAATTTAACAGTAGTGATCTACGATATTGCTGATCGATCAGTCTCTACCTATTTCCCTGAGGCGAATAACTTGGTGAAATTAGAGAACTTCGATGAACAGTCCGGAATTCCCGCTTATAAAAATATTCCTGTGAAATTAGAGCTCGCAAGTTAA
- the feoB gene encoding Fe(2+) transporter permease subunit FeoB: protein MAKTIALLGNPNCGKTTLFNALTGHQQKVANWPGVTVDKKSGHFTVKGQSIEVIDLPGTYSFESSDNNTSQDELIVRNYLLNAPDTLIINVIDAANLQRSLYLTFQLLDLKQPMIIALNMMDVAKLEGIEIYLSLLQEKLHCPVIGLSARKNEGIEELKKMIAVYEPAPYLDHEEIFATQSPAVTQIINDGIAALPENSPIRSATPWQLLEAIKGEYQTIPLSEQDQFALQSMQQQIAQLADCELDIILASSRYEAIDQLAQSVIKTTGIASGKLTAKIDSWALGRFTGIPIFLIVMFLMFAIAINVGSAFIDFFEILFDAIFVSGLGHLLASINAPDWLTTFLANGIGEGIKTVASFIPVLTMMFLCLSLLEDSGYMARAAMVVDRGMRAIGLPGKAFVPMLVGFGCNIPAIMGTRTLENERDRLMSIMMIPFMSCGARLPVYALFAVIFFPNNIGMIVYALYLLGIVVAICTGLALKFSILKGPNTPFIMELPAYHMPTIKGISITTWDRLKSFIYRAGKAIIIVVAILGILNSAGTDGTFGNENSEKSVLSTIGRTITPAFEPMGLTEENWPATVGIFTGIFAKESVIGTLNSLYSHDAPEEEFDFWEQVGEAFQTIPENLAELPKLLLDPLGINDQVADGDIMAIQEANDVNDTTVSEIQHYFTSTASVISYLIFILLYTPCVAALGAVYREAGLRWTVLVASWTFIIGWILATGYYQFHLLNIGAGIAPIIWIISLAVALFALFMLLRYMGKKEIFTESKQFIAQSHKKSSKGDCCQ, encoded by the coding sequence ATGGCTAAAACCATTGCTCTCTTAGGAAACCCTAACTGTGGGAAAACAACCCTTTTTAATGCCTTAACAGGGCATCAACAAAAAGTGGCTAACTGGCCAGGCGTAACCGTTGATAAAAAGAGTGGGCATTTTACCGTTAAAGGTCAATCCATTGAGGTAATCGACCTCCCTGGTACTTACTCCTTTGAGAGTAGCGATAATAATACCTCTCAAGATGAATTAATCGTACGAAATTATCTCCTCAATGCACCGGACACACTCATTATCAATGTCATCGATGCAGCTAATCTACAAAGAAGTCTCTATCTCACATTTCAGCTTCTTGATCTAAAACAGCCAATGATTATCGCGCTCAATATGATGGATGTGGCAAAACTTGAAGGCATTGAGATCTATCTTTCATTACTGCAAGAAAAATTACACTGCCCTGTCATTGGACTCTCTGCCCGTAAGAATGAGGGTATTGAAGAGCTCAAAAAAATGATTGCGGTCTATGAACCGGCACCTTATTTAGATCATGAAGAGATCTTTGCAACACAGAGCCCGGCGGTTACCCAGATTATTAATGATGGCATTGCAGCACTCCCAGAAAATAGTCCTATCCGTTCGGCAACGCCTTGGCAACTCCTAGAGGCGATTAAAGGGGAATATCAAACAATCCCCTTATCAGAACAAGATCAATTTGCTTTACAATCTATGCAGCAGCAGATTGCGCAATTAGCAGATTGCGAGCTTGATATTATTTTAGCGAGTAGCCGCTATGAAGCGATTGACCAATTAGCCCAATCAGTGATTAAAACAACGGGAATTGCAAGTGGCAAATTAACCGCCAAAATTGATAGCTGGGCATTAGGTCGCTTTACCGGCATCCCTATCTTTCTCATCGTCATGTTCCTCATGTTTGCCATTGCGATCAATGTGGGCTCTGCCTTTATCGACTTCTTTGAGATTCTGTTTGATGCCATTTTTGTCAGTGGTTTAGGCCATCTTTTAGCATCCATCAATGCTCCTGATTGGTTAACAACCTTCTTAGCCAATGGAATTGGTGAGGGAATTAAAACCGTTGCTAGTTTTATTCCCGTATTAACAATGATGTTCCTCTGCCTCTCGCTATTAGAAGATTCTGGCTATATGGCTCGTGCAGCAATGGTCGTCGACCGCGGTATGCGTGCAATCGGCCTTCCCGGCAAAGCCTTTGTGCCTATGTTAGTCGGCTTTGGCTGTAACATTCCTGCTATTATGGGAACGCGCACCTTAGAGAATGAACGTGATCGATTAATGTCGATTATGATGATTCCTTTTATGTCCTGCGGTGCTCGTTTACCCGTTTATGCGCTCTTTGCTGTTATTTTCTTCCCCAATAATATTGGTATGATCGTCTATGCACTCTATCTCCTTGGAATTGTGGTTGCTATCTGCACAGGATTAGCCTTAAAATTCTCTATCCTTAAAGGTCCTAATACCCCTTTTATTATGGAATTACCGGCTTATCATATGCCAACGATCAAAGGGATTAGCATCACAACTTGGGATCGACTCAAAAGCTTCATCTATCGTGCGGGTAAAGCCATTATCATCGTAGTAGCCATTCTCGGGATTCTCAATAGCGCGGGTACAGATGGGACATTTGGTAATGAAAATAGTGAAAAATCAGTCCTCTCTACAATCGGTAGAACCATTACACCTGCCTTTGAGCCAATGGGTTTGACTGAAGAAAACTGGCCGGCAACCGTTGGGATCTTTACCGGTATCTTTGCTAAAGAATCAGTGATTGGTACCTTAAATTCCCTCTACTCTCACGATGCGCCCGAAGAAGAATTTGATTTCTGGGAGCAAGTCGGAGAGGCTTTCCAAACTATTCCAGAAAACCTGGCTGAATTACCCAAACTACTTCTCGATCCTTTAGGTATTAATGATCAGGTGGCTGATGGCGATATTATGGCAATCCAAGAAGCGAATGATGTCAATGATACGACCGTTTCTGAAATTCAACATTACTTTACCTCCACTGCTTCGGTAATCTCTTACCTGATCTTTATTCTGCTTTATACCCCTTGTGTTGCGGCATTAGGTGCTGTTTATCGTGAGGCAGGATTACGTTGGACGGTCTTAGTGGCGAGTTGGACCTTTATTATCGGTTGGATTTTAGCAACAGGCTACTATCAGTTCCATCTTCTTAATATAGGTGCTGGTATTGCGCCGATTATTTGGATCATCTCCTTAGCTGTTGCGCTCTTTGCACTCTTTATGCTTCTTCGTTATATGGGTAAAAAAGAGATCTTTACAGAAAGTAAGCAATTCATTGCACAGAGCCACAAAAAATCTTCTAAAGGGGATTGTTGCCAATGA
- a CDS encoding FeoC-like transcriptional regulator produces the protein MILIKLKAYVDREKEVPLGRLAHHFQMPEDLIANMMEHWVQKGLIRKQTSQCGQLGASLCGGCTSNCHTMAAPKATQTTVIYQAVEK, from the coding sequence ATGATTTTGATTAAGTTGAAAGCGTATGTTGACCGAGAGAAAGAGGTTCCACTCGGTCGCCTTGCTCATCATTTTCAAATGCCGGAAGATCTTATTGCCAATATGATGGAACATTGGGTACAAAAAGGGCTTATCCGAAAACAGACAAGTCAATGCGGTCAATTAGGGGCGTCACTCTGTGGTGGTTGCACTTCTAACTGCCATACAATGGCAGCACCAAAAGCAACACAGACAACTGTTATCTATCAAGCCGTAGAAAAATAA
- a CDS encoding IS5 family transposase: MSRTMLTDKLWLKLKPILLDLNIYDKPNLRNIVEGILFRMRTGVPWRDIPEQFGRPNTIFKTFSRWSKNNKLLKLFKKLSQDVDYEWLFIDATHIRAHQHSTGATADNPQAISKSVGGNSSKIHMIVDACGNPCEFIVTDGTTHDIKVAPELLSRVHLNTTDYVSADKGYDSESFREDIINQGAKAIIPKKRNTLTNNNHMDWHIYKTRHLVENAFARLKHFRSIATRYDKLKQHYENNVALACAYIWLKL, from the coding sequence ATGTCTCGAACCATGCTTACAGATAAACTATGGCTGAAACTGAAGCCTATTCTCCTAGATTTGAATATCTATGACAAACCAAATTTAAGAAATATCGTTGAGGGTATTCTATTTAGAATGAGAACAGGTGTTCCTTGGAGGGATATTCCTGAGCAATTTGGGCGACCTAATACTATTTTTAAAACTTTTAGTCGTTGGTCTAAAAATAACAAGCTCTTGAAATTATTTAAAAAACTATCACAAGATGTTGACTATGAATGGCTGTTTATAGATGCAACTCACATTAGAGCTCACCAGCATAGCACAGGAGCAACCGCAGATAATCCTCAAGCAATATCTAAAAGTGTTGGTGGAAATAGTTCAAAAATTCATATGATCGTAGATGCTTGCGGTAATCCCTGTGAATTTATCGTAACAGATGGAACGACCCACGATATCAAGGTCGCTCCAGAGCTACTTAGCAGGGTTCATTTAAATACGACAGATTACGTTAGTGCAGATAAAGGTTATGATTCTGAGAGTTTTAGAGAAGATATTATAAATCAAGGAGCTAAAGCTATTATTCCTAAAAAGAGGAATACTCTTACGAATAATAATCATATGGACTGGCATATTTATAAAACTCGGCATTTAGTGGAGAATGCATTTGCAAGGCTGAAACATTTTAGAAGTATAGCAACAAGATATGACAAGCTAAAACAACATTATGAAAACAACGTTGCTTTAGCTTGTGCCTATATTTGGCTGAAGTTATGA
- a CDS encoding YqaA family protein, which yields MALSVVESLSLLALSSVTSSTILPGSSEVALVAFLHKHPDFALSAWLVATIFNTVGSMIMLFVGRIIPNHKKIKPRTEYYIRRYGSWTLLLSGMPFIGDILPIAAGWFRLNIWKASLAILIGKGARYLIIIAFLEVAEKVI from the coding sequence ATGGCACTCTCAGTTGTTGAGTCTTTATCATTATTAGCACTTTCTAGTGTGACTTCTTCGACTATTTTGCCGGGAAGTTCAGAGGTTGCGCTGGTGGCTTTTTTGCATAAACATCCTGATTTTGCGTTATCTGCTTGGTTGGTTGCGACTATTTTTAATACCGTAGGCAGTATGATTATGCTCTTTGTCGGACGTATTATTCCGAATCATAAAAAGATCAAACCTCGAACGGAGTATTATATTCGCCGATATGGTTCTTGGACGTTGCTTCTTTCGGGAATGCCCTTTATTGGTGATATTTTGCCGATCGCCGCGGGTTGGTTTCGACTCAATATTTGGAAAGCAAGCTTAGCAATTTTAATTGGGAAAGGCGCACGTTACCTCATTATTATTGCTTTTCTAGAAGTAGCTGAAAAGGTGATCTAA